The genomic window cgtcgactattgaatcattgactagcaaaacaaaattttaaactatataatgaaactgctccgataaaagcgaaacagTATAAGAAAAATACTGAACTCCGGCTTTGGAccaattttcaacaaggaatttttttaaaatactgaacatgtcaaaattcactaaacagttaatattatggCACCACcgtggttactcatttccgtttcatgtcacttccgttccattcacgaattcACTCCCACCAAATACAGTATAccaaaagctaagatgttacacataaaaaaaagtagccCGCCGTGGAATTTTTAATGAGCGATGAATTTAACCGGCTGAGCGAATGGTAGCAACATGCTGTCACGCGAATTGTGCTCGAAATGCTGCCCCGCGATGTAAAGCTGTCAGCTGGTCGGGGCGACCGGCGAAGGGGGAGGTGGCATGGATCCCCCTCTCCGAAGCTGGGAGCCGCCCCTCCACCAACCCTTGTTCCCTCCCCCGCAGCGCTCGAAGCGCGACCTACGACTGTTGGCCCAGGTCGAGCTACCGCGCTGACCTCTGGCGGCGGCGCGCACCTCGGGAAGCTGCTCCAACTCAGCGACCTCCATGGCGGACGGCTAGCAAGCGACGGCCATGGCTCGAAGCGGAAACTCGTATCCTCTGCTGCGGAACACCTGGTTCCATGCTGGCGTTCGTTAGACGTCGGAAAAAAATTGTGCttttagatattttttccaaCTTATTTCCAATAAGGTGATCATCTGTTGACAGCGGTGCGAATGAAGAAGGGGAGAAatccaacaaaaggaaataatttgaaggcAAACAGGTTCTCTCAAAACCAATACCATCCCTGCCCCCTTCTCCGAAATTAAAATATGAGTAGTCTCCTGTCTGTTGATTGGGGAAATTATttaggaataatatttttttccaaggtAGTACGAGCGTGTTTTCGAAATCGTAACGCGCAAGCCGATGAAGTGGATCTTAGGATCTTCCCGCCGAGAGTGTTAAGAGTTTGTTTGGTTTGTAGGGTGAGTGTCAGCGCTTGGGTACTTTCAACGGTAGAACCGGTTTAGTATATTAGCCACTCCACTAGGAtggttaaatataaaaaaataaactcttaaaAAAGCACAGTGTTATTACGGAACAAATACAGAGTGTTTGGAAATTGCTGGGAATAACTTCAATGAGTGGCGATTTGTTGTCGAAGAGCTTATGTCCGGGAACGCGACTCTGCAGAGCTGCCGGCACGAGCAGCAACCTAAGGCCGCACTGAACAGAAATGCCTGGCGGGTGGAGGGTAGCGAGACGCCTGGCGACCAGCGAGGCAGAGATATTACCTTTGTTGACGGGTGAAAGTGGCCGCACCGGAAACATCCACCCTCGACCCTCCAGTCTCAACCGCCTGGCGGGTCGCCTGGCGGGTATCCACCCGAACAATCCTGTTTGTTCTTCCAGCCAGCCATCCAGGCATTTTACCGCTGCACTACGACTGCGCTACAGCATGGAGGAACTTATTATAGCAGCTGTGTACAAGCGTAAAGCTATTTGGGATCCTACCGACGGTCTCAGGAAGAATTCAAAGATTTTGAATGCATTGTGGGCTGAAGTAGCTCAAGAAGTTGGAATAGATGGTAAGTTATTAATCTACAGTATTCGGGATGTATGAGTCTGGAAAGTCCATAGTTCTATTTGTTTCATGTAATTTGTGTTCTGTTGCAGAAagctattaaaatgtaattatattgaCACACAAGTACctaatgaaataatattaagttATGATTACTTTACTCTTTACTTTCCTATTTCATTAAGataatttttacagtatattttacaAAACGTCAGTAGTAAAAGATATATTGGAGCGGAACGTTAACGTTTGTATAACTACCATTTAATGATAATACAGTATCATCTTTATTCGTATTTTAATTTACAGTGTCAAGTACAATTTTCTTTGAACATACGTTGCTCCATATGTCTGTTCtgcaatgtttattaaattgTAATGCCTGTTGACTTTGTTTTTAACTTACCCAGACCATTGTTATCACTTCAGCCATTAAATTTCAAGACAAATACTACATAAAATAACTTTAGCCCTAATTGAATcttaaaaacacaacaaattatgTAACTGAAAAGTTGTTAAGATTTTGGTTTCTGTTGTGGCGGCGCACAATGTTCTGTGGGAGAGCATAATCTTCCTGCCATGGGACTGAACCCACGCCATTGAAGTAATCCGTTAAGTGATCTCTGGTTCTTAATGCTGTTGTGGTGAATCGGTGATGCACAGGCTGAAAGTTAGGGACACCGCGGCATACATTTTCTCGTACACATCTCTTTCGTGTGTCAGAACGAAGTTATGTAGGATGCAAATAGCTTTAACTATTTGTACAGCATTAGAAACATTCGATTCAATTGCCTTATTTAACAGTCTCCACTTTGCAGCCATGATGCCAAATGTACATTCAACACTATTTCGCGCACGACTTAACCTGTAGTTAAACACTCTCTTCCGATCATCTAAATCTCTTTGCGGGTAAGGTCGCATCAGGTATGACAATAAGGGGTAGCCTTCATCTCCTAACAAGACAAATGGAACTGTCGTATTTGTAGATGGAAGAGGTCTGCATTCTGGCACGTTCAGTTCTCCAGCTTCAAGTAAACGGAACAAATTCGACGATCTAAAATTTCCTCCATCACTTTGTCTCCCCGGAGTGCCAATGTCGACAGCAATAAGCCTTCCATCTGCATCGACTACAGCCTGCAGTAAAATTGAAAAGAACTGTTTATAACAGTGGTACTGCGATCCACTGTTGGCAGGACACTTTATTCTTACGTGTTTGCCGTCTATGCACCCGAAACAGTTGGGGAAATTccatttcttttcaaaattttcagCCACAGAAAGCCACATTTCTTTTTTTGGGGCGGGTAGATAATCATCTTTTAAAATATCCCATATAACTCGGCAGGTGTCATGGACGATCTCAGCAATAGTTGTCTTGCCCATCTTAAATCTCAATGCCAACGAACTGAAGGACTCCCCGGAAGCCAGATATctgaaacacataaaacaaataatgtGATAAAATGAAAAgctaatataataaaaacatagACAAAACTTAATGCATTCTAGCTCGTTAGAATTTTATACTGAATGTTTTATGTTGTGTATattgttgattatttaatttGGTGTTGACATTTTATGTTTGACTTATTACGGAATTTTCCTGAACTATTTGTAGGTACTTCCATtagaataacaaaaatatataatttcttaaatctttctgaaatattaataaataataccaATGATAATGGAGATTTTGAACATAGATAGCACCTGAGAATGGCAAAGGCCTAGTAGCCGCAACAGTTTGACCAAAATACGTTtctgtttgtatgtatgtatatatatatatatatatatatatatatatatatatatatatgtaaacaactaatatttattttattcattaccCGTTTTCTTTCTCTTTCAGTGAAGACAGCGAGAGCAAAATGGAAGAACCTTCGCGCTTATTTCGCCAAAGAATTGCGAGAGTTAGAAATCCCAAAAAGTGGAAGTGGTGGCAATACAAAAACTGTAAGTACATGGAGCTTTTTCTCTCAACTGATGTTTTTAAAAGATGTCATTGTTAGCTCTAGTTGTCCTAGAGACGATAACCTTCATGTTTCTAAAGAAGCAACAACACAAGACAGCAACGATGCTTCACAATCATCTGAAACAAATGTGACCAACAATTACGAAACATTCGAACAGCAAAGTGAGTCTCTTGCCATTCTAGCAGATGTCATACCCGAAACGTCAACTTTGAGTGTTTCACAGGAAACTgagtacaattttttaaagaaaagaagtGAAGTTAGAAAACGGAAACAAACTTCATCACAGCAAAGATGTAAGGAAGATGAGTTAAttgaaatagaaaaaaagaaGATTGCTCTTCTCGAAAAAGAGATCAACACCACAGAAGATCCGGATCTGAACTTCTTCAAGAGTTTATTGCCGTACATGCACTGTTTCAATGGCTTACAAAAGCTTCGAGTACGTGCGGCAATACAAGAAATCGTTACCCGAGAGTATGAGGCAACACAGAGCATAGGTCCATTACCACATCATCAACTTGCAGGAAGCTACTTGTCTTCTCCCGCCACGCGGGATTCATCCGAGAATCACCATGTACTACATCCTGCGTCATTTAATGCGCCTTCAACGGAATCTTTGGATACATCAACAGGAACATTTGATGTTTCTCACTATTCGTAATTTTTCGCAAGTGTAAAATATGCATCTATGAAAATACCATTGAATGTTTATAATTGTGTGATAATATTGTTAGTGAAAATTAGGCAGGGCTAGTGTATACCATTTGTACTGtttcaataataataacattaaaattactaataaaaaCCCTGTGAAAAGGCTCATCAAAACCAATATCATATTTATAACagcaatattataatttatagtagtgaaaataaaattggtCTTACCTGCATGTAATTACTAGTCGTTGTTCAGCAGAGATTGTTTCTCTGAAGTTTGTTGTCACATGATGCAGAAACTTTTGCACtttgaaaaaaagtaaatcaaaCAATTCTTTGCTCATCCGCAAGTAATTATAAAACTTGTCACTGTGGTTCCTAAGCTCCTTATAAACCCTAACAAATTCACCGTCCGTTGTTCTTTGTACATTATAATCATGAATCCACGCCCTATGGTTCCTATTTAGTAGTTTCGCTTTCAAAACAGAATTTTCGGACAGCAAAATTCTGCGAGATGCTTTTGAAAGTGACATTTAGATGTGCACGTTTTCAGCTTTCGCGTCAGACTGAAGGAGGATGCAAGCTGTAAACAGCCTGTCGGTGCGGTCAGGCTGCATCCAGCCACTACCCGCCAACCTCCACCCTCTACCCTCCTATCTACCCTCCTGCTGTGTTCGGTGCGGCCTTAGCTTAAGGCGTGCAGACGGCGGGCCGGGGCGCGCCCCGCTGCCTGGAGGACAGTCCCGGGCACCCGCCCCTGGGCCTCGGCCACGTAGCATGTTTAACTTTATTATTGAGGCATCGGCCGTGACACGAGCCTAAGTTCAAAAAAGCGGAAGGGGGCCGGGGAAggttattttggattttttttggtttaaattttgaatgtaaatattttggatgatttaaatgttgttttaaaattatttaatttgtgtgcATTTATCTTCAGTTATCTGCGCATTGAGAAAGTGTGCAGATTTCTAGTTATTTTGTGGCGATTTATTATTATTGGCTTGACTGTTTGTGTGCTGGGTGTTGTTTATACCGGGAGATTCCTAACACCCTCCCTTCACCGGAAGCAGTGGCAAGTCCTGAGAGGGGGTTGCTTCGCGCTGCGATCTCGCGTCCTCTCAGACACTGGATTGGCGCCAAATGCGCGGGGAATTCAAGTTTGTTTTGTATTCCCTGCCACTCATTATTAAATTTGTTACCAGTAATTTCCGAAAATCTTACATACATATTGGAGCTATGCGAAATATATTCGTTTATAGCCGTTAAATAGTGCAAGTAAAATTTCTCAGCCAAAAAGTTTAGTTTGAAACGCGCTCTGACGGAACTTGCCAGCCTGCGAATGTCGGCCCACACTATTACAATATTTTACGTTCAATTTACGaataacactggttacaaataaGCAACGGATCTTCGTAAAGTTACGAACACTTTCCaactttctttgaacatgaagtcaaaataatattcttggtatattaacaaacctTTCATAAACTTGTTAAATGCAATATTCTTTTGTTCACGTGTTAGTTTATCTTTGttcagaacgaaaaaaaaaaacaactcggaATTTAAAATACGGCGTAGGTCCTAAgaacgaagaactcttcgtttttTTTAGGTCAATTCTTCATTGAAAGTCCGTAAatgtactgtaatttctaacagcgcaGAAGCTTGTAAACCCGCCGCGCAATGGCCCCAGCCCGGCGTGTGACGTCTAGTGGCTCTGCATCGACAGTTGCGCTCGTTTCGTCGGAGTGCCTTGGCGTCCAACTGGCCTCGCCCGTCCTCTAACTGGCCGCGTCGGACACGGCTGCTTTCAGCGACTGCACTCTCCGCTCTTCTCAGACGTGCCGTGTCTTCCAGCCATTGTCTGGCG from Bacillus rossius redtenbacheri isolate Brsri chromosome 1, Brsri_v3, whole genome shotgun sequence includes these protein-coding regions:
- the LOC134537938 gene encoding uncharacterized protein LOC134537938, with protein sequence MPGGWRVARRLATSEAEILPLLTGESGRTGNIHPRPSSLNRLAGRLAGIHPNNPVCSSSQPSRHFTAALRLRYSMEELIIAAVYKRKAIWDPTDGLRKNSKILNALWAEVAQEVGIDVKTARAKWKNLRAYFAKELRELEIPKSGSGGNTKTVSTWSFFSQLMFLKDVIVSSSCPRDDNLHVSKEATTQDSNDASQSSETNVTNNYETFEQQSESLAILADVIPETSTLSVSQETEYNFLKKRSEVRKRKQTSSQQRCKEDELIEIEKKKIALLEKEINTTEDPDLNFFKSLLPYMHCFNGLQKLRVRAAIQEIVTREYEATQSIGPLPHHQLAGSYLSSPATRDSSENHHVLHPASFNAPSTESLDTSTGTFDVSHYS